In the Muricauda sp. MAR_2010_75 genome, one interval contains:
- a CDS encoding IS3 family transposase (programmed frameshift), translated as MKKSKFTESQIIKALKENEQGRKVGDISREMGIDTSTFYYWRKKYGGMEVAHMKRLKELEEENRKLKQMYADASLDIRMLKDVLSKKFLGPSDKKQRAKYLQEAYSVCVSRSCGVLDLARSMWYYHSRRDDTEVVDALSRLAEELPTRGFEVYYKRLRREGRNWNRKRVLRVYRSMNLKLRRKHKKRLPARTKNPLGAPMELNEVWSMDFMADVLSDGRKIRVFNVMDDCNREALAMDVGLNYPAIRVVETLSQLEEEIGLPKTIRCDNGPEFISKALSQWCKAKRVELQFIQPGKPMQNGYMERLNRFYREDVLDAYWFNDLHQVRALTQKWMEDYNTRHPHSSIGDMPPREYKKRFGEEFFPETDNINDNFMNLAMS; from the exons ATGAAAAAAAGCAAGTTTACCGAGAGCCAGATCATCAAGGCACTGAAAGAGAACGAACAGGGCCGCAAGGTGGGTGACATATCCCGTGAGATGGGGATTGACACCAGCACTTTTTATTATTGGAGGAAGAAGTACGGGGGCATGGAAGTTGCGCATATGAAGCGCTTGAAGGAACTCGAGGAGGAGAACCGCAAACTCAAGCAGATGTACGCCGATGCCAGTCTTGACATCCGTATGCTCAAGGACGTACTGTCAAAAAAGT TTCTAGGGCCTTCCGACAAGAAGCAGCGCGCCAAATATCTCCAGGAGGCCTATTCTGTATGTGTATCGCGTTCCTGTGGGGTACTGGACCTTGCCCGGTCGATGTGGTACTACCATAGCAGGAGGGACGACACCGAGGTCGTCGATGCCCTTTCCAGGCTGGCCGAAGAGCTGCCGACAAGGGGATTCGAGGTGTATTACAAGCGTTTGCGTCGCGAAGGCCGCAACTGGAACAGGAAACGGGTGTTGAGGGTCTACAGGTCCATGAACCTAAAACTCAGGAGGAAGCACAAGAAGAGGCTTCCTGCAAGGACAAAGAACCCACTGGGGGCCCCGATGGAGCTCAACGAGGTCTGGAGCATGGACTTTATGGCCGATGTGCTGTCCGATGGAAGGAAGATAAGGGTGTTCAATGTGATGGACGACTGCAACCGGGAGGCACTGGCCATGGACGTGGGGCTGAACTATCCGGCGATAAGGGTAGTGGAGACCTTATCACAACTGGAGGAGGAAATAGGCCTGCCAAAGACCATACGCTGCGACAACGGTCCGGAGTTCATATCCAAGGCCCTATCACAATGGTGCAAGGCCAAACGTGTCGAGCTGCAGTTCATCCAGCCCGGCAAGCCCATGCAGAACGGATATATGGAACGCCTGAACAGGTTTTACAGGGAGGATGTGCTCGATGCCTATTGGTTCAACGACCTCCACCAAGTAAGGGCACTGACCCAAAAATGGATGGAGGATTACAATACAAGGCATCCCCATTCATCCATCGGGGATATGCCGCCCAGGGAATACAAGAAACGTTTCGGGGAAGAATTCTTCCCCGAAACAGACAACATTAATGATAATTTTATGAATTTAGCGATGTCCTAA
- a CDS encoding Crp/Fnr family transcriptional regulator, giving the protein MGKKKLLEYIAGYVQLTGEEEELLLSHAMERNYLKGQYIVQQGDVCDKESFVLNGCTRTFYLDGEGNEHVVMFAIENWWVADMGSFTSKTPATYNVQCLDHTEVIQFTYDAMEFLYRKIPKLERFFRLIIQKAFIASEKRIVSNFSLTAKERYSNFLEKYPKIEQKVPQYMVASYLGITKEFLSKIRSEMRNTQVENVNLV; this is encoded by the coding sequence ATGGGCAAGAAGAAATTATTGGAATATATTGCTGGATATGTTCAATTGACCGGGGAAGAAGAAGAACTTCTGTTGTCACATGCCATGGAGCGTAACTATTTAAAAGGTCAATACATAGTTCAGCAGGGTGATGTATGTGATAAAGAAAGTTTTGTGCTCAACGGGTGTACCAGGACCTTTTATCTTGATGGGGAAGGAAATGAGCATGTTGTAATGTTTGCCATAGAAAATTGGTGGGTCGCAGATATGGGGAGTTTCACTTCAAAAACCCCTGCCACCTACAATGTCCAGTGTTTGGACCATACCGAAGTCATTCAGTTTACATATGACGCCATGGAGTTTTTGTATCGGAAAATCCCTAAACTTGAACGTTTTTTTAGATTGATAATTCAAAAAGCCTTTATTGCTTCAGAGAAGCGAATCGTGTCAAACTTCTCCTTGACCGCTAAAGAAAGGTATTCCAATTTTCTGGAGAAGTATCCCAAAATAGAACAGAAAGTCCCACAGTACATGGTCGCCTCATATTTAGGGATTACCAAAGAATTTCTCAGTAAGATCAGAAGTGAAATGCGGAACACACAAGTGGAAAATGTTAATCTAGTTTAA
- a CDS encoding YceI family protein, which produces MKEKLQKSVSLLMFLNVVGLGFGQSTVWKIDPSHSTLGFSIDHLVISETVGEFKDYSVTVKADEKDFSDAKISVMIQSNSIDTEDEKRDEHLRSPEFFDVDKYPQIVFKSDGFRKSSNGDYKLSGTIQMHGVTKKIVLNAKFGGIVKDPWGGTRAGLKIWGVLDRYDFGLKYNSVMEAGGLSIGREVRVDCRVELVKE; this is translated from the coding sequence ATGAAAGAAAAATTGCAAAAGAGTGTATCACTGTTGATGTTCTTGAATGTGGTTGGCCTTGGGTTTGGTCAAAGTACAGTTTGGAAGATAGATCCCTCACATTCAACATTGGGGTTTTCCATTGATCATTTGGTTATTTCGGAAACGGTAGGGGAGTTCAAAGACTATTCGGTTACTGTAAAAGCGGATGAGAAAGACTTTTCCGATGCCAAGATAAGTGTTATGATCCAATCAAACAGTATAGATACCGAAGATGAAAAACGGGACGAACATCTAAGGAGTCCTGAATTTTTTGATGTTGACAAATACCCTCAAATTGTATTCAAATCAGATGGATTCCGTAAATCCAGTAATGGCGATTATAAATTGTCCGGAACCATACAAATGCACGGAGTCACAAAAAAGATAGTGCTGAATGCAAAGTTTGGCGGCATAGTCAAAGATCCTTGGGGAGGTACCCGTGCTGGGCTAAAAATATGGGGCGTTTTGGATAGATATGACTTTGGTCTTAAATATAATTCTGTTATGGAAGCCGGTGGACTTTCCATTGGGCGAGAAGTTAGGGTTGACTGCCGTGTTGAGTTGGTAAAAGAATAA
- a CDS encoding Crp/Fnr family transcriptional regulator codes for MDADYYAPVLKVLTDHTSFTIGQLSKIKESFKIVRLHKKEYLLQPGSKADSLYFVASGCVRVFKIESDREVIIQFGVKGSCVSDLQGYLGKRPSEQFIQAIEPSVVLQIHRHRLERLFDEIPPLERFFRIKFENAHSELQERHLVNLSRNARERYEQFRNKYKDLEQRIPQYMIASYLGITKEFLSYIRRSH; via the coding sequence ATGGATGCGGATTATTATGCCCCCGTACTTAAAGTACTGACAGACCACACAAGTTTTACAATAGGTCAGCTCTCTAAAATAAAGGAATCATTCAAAATAGTGCGGCTTCATAAAAAGGAGTACCTCCTTCAGCCCGGTTCAAAGGCTGATTCGCTTTATTTTGTCGCTTCTGGCTGTGTACGGGTTTTTAAGATTGAGTCCGATCGTGAGGTAATCATTCAGTTTGGGGTAAAGGGATCATGTGTGAGCGATCTTCAAGGCTATTTGGGCAAAAGGCCATCGGAACAGTTCATACAAGCCATTGAACCTTCGGTGGTATTGCAAATCCACAGACATCGATTGGAAAGATTGTTTGATGAAATACCTCCTTTGGAACGATTTTTCAGAATTAAGTTTGAAAATGCCCATAGCGAACTACAGGAACGCCATCTTGTAAACCTAAGCAGGAATGCTCGGGAGCGCTATGAACAGTTCAGGAACAAGTACAAAGACTTGGAACAGCGAATCCCACAATATATGATCGCTTCCTATTTGGGCATTACCAAAGAGTTTTTGAGTTATATAAGAAGGTCGCACTAG
- a CDS encoding cyclase family protein yields the protein MRKTLIITAVSMLSVCAAVGQEKVGKSPWGSQDQIGRLNMMTDGSKLQVLKSIGSGKTYDLGVEYFVGMPGFNFLGDPEYQYWLTHTPHGTVVDNPNYQGETMNKKVSYTSDAISMLTHTGTHIDALNHFGLNGEIWNGFSANEFLGDKGWKRAGAENIPPIIARGVLIDVAGYKNQSVLDRDYRISKEDLEGTLEKQKVELKKGDVVLIRTGQATYYNDAAKYLDQYPGVGLDAVKWLVEEKNIMILGADNLGLEAFPSNTKENWVPVHSYLLAEKGIMFMEQLNLEGIASDKIYEFAFVASSLKLRGASGSPMRPMAIPLATAHFKN from the coding sequence ATGAGAAAAACTTTGATTATCACGGCAGTTTCAATGCTATCGGTTTGTGCAGCGGTTGGCCAAGAAAAAGTGGGGAAGAGCCCATGGGGCAGTCAAGACCAAATAGGTAGGTTGAACATGATGACAGATGGATCTAAACTGCAGGTCTTAAAGTCCATAGGGTCGGGAAAGACTTACGATTTGGGCGTAGAATATTTTGTAGGGATGCCCGGTTTTAATTTTTTGGGCGACCCAGAGTATCAATATTGGCTTACCCATACCCCTCATGGCACCGTTGTGGACAATCCAAACTATCAAGGAGAGACCATGAACAAAAAAGTGAGTTATACATCGGATGCCATCTCCATGCTTACCCATACGGGCACACATATAGATGCCTTGAACCACTTTGGTCTTAACGGTGAAATCTGGAATGGCTTCTCAGCCAATGAATTTTTAGGGGACAAAGGTTGGAAAAGGGCCGGTGCCGAAAATATTCCTCCCATTATTGCACGAGGCGTATTGATTGATGTTGCCGGCTACAAGAACCAATCGGTATTGGATAGAGATTATAGAATAAGCAAGGAAGACCTTGAAGGAACACTTGAAAAGCAAAAAGTTGAACTGAAAAAGGGAGATGTTGTCCTAATTCGGACGGGCCAAGCCACCTACTATAATGATGCAGCGAAATATTTAGATCAATATCCCGGGGTTGGCCTGGATGCCGTAAAATGGTTGGTAGAGGAAAAAAATATAATGATTCTTGGTGCAGATAATCTCGGTCTTGAAGCCTTTCCTTCCAACACTAAGGAAAATTGGGTGCCGGTTCATAGCTATTTGTTGGCTGAAAAAGGGATTATGTTCATGGAGCAATTGAATCTAGAAGGTATTGCATCCGATAAAATTTATGAGTTTGCATTCGTAGCTTCTTCATTAAAATTGAGGGGAGCCAGTGGATCGCCCATGAGGCCAATGGCCATTCCTTTGGCCACAGCACATTTCAAAAACTGA
- a CDS encoding alpha/beta fold hydrolase, translating into MANYNLHSQTNVESETVIVNGKHLYFEKYGIGDPLIFLHGYGLSSKSWKSYVKDFSRDYTVYLIDLPGHGKSDYLHGDLSVKAVAGELNQMLDQMGLDKIKAVGFSFGGDILYQLALINPTLITAMISIGSVGSWTIADFPQLKQSFTFENRVQYKWLIEAQTSEEQVRILMEQFQNYTIYLTNEELQQIKCDVFIISGDDDPGVGLHEIARAKKHLAHVDIWILPNVAHGAHTGSNKETFITRAKLFLSNTK; encoded by the coding sequence ATGGCAAACTACAACCTCCACTCCCAAACAAATGTTGAATCGGAAACCGTAATTGTTAACGGAAAGCACCTGTATTTTGAAAAGTATGGAATAGGGGACCCCCTTATTTTTTTGCATGGTTATGGCTTGTCGTCCAAATCTTGGAAATCCTATGTGAAGGATTTTAGCCGGGATTATACAGTCTACCTCATTGACTTACCGGGGCATGGTAAGTCGGATTATTTGCATGGGGATTTGTCCGTAAAGGCCGTAGCTGGGGAGTTGAACCAAATGCTGGACCAAATGGGGCTGGATAAAATCAAAGCAGTTGGGTTTAGTTTTGGTGGCGATATACTCTATCAACTGGCACTGATCAATCCAACTTTGATTACGGCAATGATAAGCATTGGCTCCGTTGGTTCATGGACCATTGCGGATTTTCCTCAACTAAAGCAGAGTTTCACATTTGAGAATAGGGTGCAATACAAGTGGCTTATAGAAGCACAAACCAGTGAAGAGCAGGTCAGGATATTGATGGAACAATTTCAGAATTATACCATTTATCTTACAAATGAAGAACTGCAACAAATTAAATGTGATGTGTTTATCATCTCTGGCGATGATGACCCGGGCGTTGGACTACATGAAATAGCCAGGGCCAAAAAACACCTGGCCCATGTGGATATTTGGATATTACCAAATGTAGCGCATGGTGCCCATACCGGCTCCAACAAAGAAACCTTCATTACAAGGGCCAAATTGTTTTTATCCAACACAAAATAA
- a CDS encoding alpha/beta fold hydrolase, with the protein MKAQKVMAALLFFICAQASPKDGLNDICNKNYNDMIGTQVRFKRKKISDINIFYREAGNPEHPTIVLLHGFPTSSHMYRKVLRELSNEYHLIAPDYPGFGESDFPSSDKFNYTFDTIAKLMDDFIASFNLENYALMIQDYGAPIGFRIATAHPEKVTAIINQNGNAYEAGLGDAWEGIRRLWKENNLENRNALLQAFSLEGLKWQYTHGTRNPENINPDAWQLDYLRLSRPGSHEINLDLFYDYQNNVKLYPKWQEYLRKYQPPMLIVWGKNDEFFPESGAKAYKNDLKTVDYNVYDTGHFALEEDGGAIIEKIRSFMGKL; encoded by the coding sequence ATGAAAGCTCAAAAAGTAATGGCTGCACTACTGTTTTTTATTTGTGCACAGGCAAGCCCCAAGGATGGCCTTAATGACATATGTAACAAAAATTATAACGATATGATAGGTACACAAGTACGGTTTAAAAGGAAGAAAATAAGTGATATCAATATTTTTTACAGGGAAGCAGGGAATCCCGAACATCCAACAATTGTTTTATTGCATGGATTTCCAACGTCTTCGCACATGTACAGAAAGGTACTTCGTGAACTCTCAAATGAGTATCACTTGATTGCTCCAGATTATCCAGGATTTGGTGAAAGCGATTTTCCATCGTCGGATAAATTCAATTATACCTTTGATACTATTGCCAAATTGATGGATGATTTTATCGCGAGCTTCAATCTGGAAAATTATGCCTTGATGATACAGGATTATGGAGCGCCAATTGGTTTTAGGATCGCTACGGCGCATCCCGAAAAGGTAACCGCCATCATTAATCAGAATGGGAATGCCTATGAAGCTGGATTGGGAGATGCTTGGGAAGGTATTCGAAGACTATGGAAAGAAAACAACTTGGAAAATAGGAATGCGTTGTTGCAGGCATTCTCTTTGGAAGGCCTTAAATGGCAGTATACCCACGGAACCAGAAACCCTGAAAACATCAATCCGGATGCTTGGCAGTTGGACTATCTGCGCTTGTCCCGGCCAGGTTCGCACGAAATCAATCTGGACCTTTTCTACGACTACCAAAACAACGTAAAACTTTATCCCAAATGGCAGGAATATCTTAGGAAATACCAACCTCCCATGCTCATTGTTTGGGGTAAGAACGATGAATTTTTTCCTGAATCCGGAGCCAAAGCCTATAAAAATGATTTAAAAACAGTGGATTACAATGTCTACGATACGGGACATTTTGCTTTGGAAGAAGATGGTGGGGCCATCATTGAAAAAATACGTTCCTTTATGGGGAAATTGTAG
- a CDS encoding TetR/AcrR family transcriptional regulator, with translation MVHHNQDVKDRILITADRLFQEQGFNETGINQIISEANIAKASLYYHFKSKEDLCVAYLQRRNEIWNTAFYEFLKDKKDKVLAAFDFLVERNSTDDFRGCSFLNMLSETSPEKELVYAEIQNHKNGLLLFFEHELEDKELAYIVYSLFENAIIESKLQRNQEPVYRLKKLAEDLIQAKKSSH, from the coding sequence ATGGTTCACCACAATCAAGATGTAAAAGATAGAATTCTAATTACGGCTGATAGATTGTTCCAGGAGCAAGGGTTCAATGAGACCGGGATCAATCAAATTATCAGTGAGGCCAATATTGCAAAGGCCAGTCTTTACTATCATTTTAAGTCCAAGGAAGATTTATGTGTGGCTTACTTGCAACGTCGCAATGAAATCTGGAACACGGCTTTTTATGAGTTTCTTAAGGACAAGAAGGATAAGGTCCTGGCGGCATTTGACTTTTTGGTTGAACGAAATAGCACGGACGATTTTAGAGGGTGTAGTTTTTTAAACATGCTTTCCGAAACCAGCCCAGAAAAGGAATTGGTATATGCCGAGATTCAAAACCATAAAAACGGCCTGCTTCTTTTTTTTGAACACGAATTGGAGGATAAGGAGTTGGCCTATATTGTTTATTCCCTGTTTGAGAATGCCATAATTGAAAGTAAACTGCAACGAAATCAAGAACCGGTGTATCGGTTAAAAAAATTGGCGGAAGATTTAATTCAAGCCAAGAAGTCTTCCCATTGA
- a CDS encoding GNAT family N-acetyltransferase, with translation MKISFRTCNASDFDVIADLIINLYEEDPGLIQMTKEKAFNTLDLLSKKSDLGAVLVIENKAEIIGYCILINYWSNEYGGNILHIDELYLKPDYRSKGIGSQLIYQLAKSKFANAVELQLEVTPGNSRAKKLYEKLGFTVRKNTAYEMGLD, from the coding sequence ATGAAAATTAGTTTCAGAACTTGCAACGCTTCGGATTTTGATGTTATCGCCGATTTGATCATCAATTTATACGAGGAGGACCCGGGGCTTATACAAATGACCAAGGAAAAGGCATTCAATACCCTTGACCTGCTTTCAAAGAAAAGTGACCTAGGTGCTGTCCTGGTCATTGAAAATAAAGCAGAAATCATAGGATACTGTATTCTCATCAATTATTGGAGCAATGAATATGGAGGAAACATTTTGCATATTGATGAGCTCTACCTGAAACCGGACTATCGCTCAAAAGGAATAGGTTCCCAGTTGATCTATCAATTGGCCAAATCCAAATTCGCAAATGCCGTGGAGCTTCAGCTCGAAGTCACTCCCGGAAACTCAAGAGCCAAAAAATTATATGAAAAACTTGGTTTTACGGTTCGTAAAAACACTGCCTACGAAATGGGGTTGGATTGA
- a CDS encoding YHS domain-containing (seleno)protein has translation MKSLLLAATLLIASLGYSQDLKKSNNIDDSKIALQGYSPVSYLDLGIAQRGLKEYKATHNGISYYFTSESQKKTFEASPEKYLPQYGGYCAFGVSVGAKFRVDPTKFVVKDGKYYLFLYDVEVDAQQLWLAENHQQVKKKADANWKKLSK, from the coding sequence ATGAAATCATTACTATTGGCGGCAACGCTACTAATCGCATCACTAGGTTATTCACAAGATTTGAAAAAAAGCAATAACATAGATGACAGTAAAATTGCACTACAAGGTTACAGCCCAGTTTCTTACTTGGATTTAGGTATCGCACAAAGAGGGCTCAAAGAATACAAAGCCACCCACAACGGGATATCGTACTATTTTACCAGTGAGTCCCAAAAGAAGACTTTTGAAGCTTCGCCTGAGAAATATTTGCCCCAATACGGCGGTTATTGTGCTTTTGGGGTGTCCGTTGGAGCTAAGTTTAGGGTTGACCCCACAAAATTTGTGGTAAAGGATGGGAAGTACTATTTATTTCTATACGATGTAGAAGTCGATGCCCAACAACTTTGGTTGGCCGAGAATCACCAGCAAGTGAAGAAAAAGGCAGATGCCAATTGGAAGAAGTTAAGCAAGTAA
- a CDS encoding Crp/Fnr family transcriptional regulator translates to MHHPVSSKKSLIRYVNNFVELSDEETHQLESSFEEVHVKKRQFIVQPGFTNMHRAFVVKGAFRAYVITNDGQDHTLQFAIENWWVSDFNSYIYQHPATLFIVALEDSTILQIEYNQEQDLKKSNHKFETFFRIMAEKGLAFEHRRILFNLTNSAEARYENFLLNFPNFVNRVPQYALASYLGMTTEFLSRIRNKRVKKS, encoded by the coding sequence ATGCACCATCCAGTGTCCAGTAAAAAATCATTGATACGTTACGTTAACAACTTTGTTGAATTGTCCGATGAGGAAACCCATCAACTGGAATCAAGTTTTGAAGAAGTACATGTAAAAAAGAGGCAGTTCATTGTTCAGCCAGGGTTTACCAATATGCATAGGGCTTTTGTGGTAAAAGGTGCATTTAGAGCCTATGTCATCACCAATGATGGGCAAGATCACACCCTTCAATTCGCTATTGAGAATTGGTGGGTTTCAGATTTCAACAGCTATATCTACCAGCATCCTGCAACCCTTTTTATTGTCGCCTTGGAAGACAGCACTATCTTGCAAATAGAATATAATCAGGAACAGGACCTGAAAAAATCCAACCACAAGTTTGAGACCTTTTTTAGGATCATGGCCGAAAAAGGACTTGCCTTTGAACACCGCAGAATTCTTTTTAACCTCACCAATTCTGCAGAGGCCCGGTATGAGAATTTTTTACTGAATTTTCCCAATTTTGTGAATCGGGTACCGCAGTATGCCTTAGCTTCCTATTTAGGCATGACCACAGAATTTCTTTCCAGAATCCGAAACAAAAGAGTCAAGAAAAGTTGA
- a CDS encoding DM13 domain-containing protein: MKRKFVALTSIFSVFAFVLIGCSDDDSETITIDTALPVGNFEVDRQGDLVAESGTPTQGTVQLGTDSEGTDFLRFSDDFTTELGTGTVAIFLSTSATYTADPANGNPDLRLIGNVASNGEMFIKLDGAPEAKFTHIILWCATASIPFGNAELQ; the protein is encoded by the coding sequence ATGAAAAGAAAATTTGTAGCATTAACGAGTATTTTTTCGGTATTTGCCTTTGTATTGATCGGTTGTTCCGATGACGATTCTGAAACAATTACCATTGACACCGCACTGCCCGTCGGTAATTTTGAAGTTGACAGGCAAGGAGACTTGGTTGCTGAAAGCGGAACTCCCACCCAAGGTACGGTTCAACTGGGAACTGACTCAGAAGGAACTGACTTTTTGCGTTTCTCCGACGATTTTACCACAGAACTTGGCACAGGAACCGTGGCCATATTCTTGTCCACATCTGCTACGTACACTGCAGACCCTGCCAATGGGAATCCAGATTTACGCTTAATTGGCAATGTGGCCAGTAATGGGGAAATGTTCATTAAACTGGACGGTGCCCCGGAAGCTAAATTCACCCATATCATTCTATGGTGTGCCACCGCAAGCATTCCCTTCGGAAACGCCGAACTTCAGTAG